One Planctomycetaceae bacterium DNA segment encodes these proteins:
- a CDS encoding FHA domain-containing protein translates to MAYLKQAFGDQPDPITHPLTGDALTIGRHESCDVVIQSPSVSRHHARITAEGSRYFVEDLGSRNGTILNGRAISRKTPLSNGDRLEVSTLPFVFFAQDSLDGDSGNWGYRPTVISVSDSAVPSQNSAARHTVERGDEISYEQLGRDQLRDSQILSRVSMIGIDESGSGPVAQDAGHKLAQALKLTHGLRRAIRTDEILGTVLESLFEFFSAAECVAVITRNRTRTGLVVAAAAAREKNRDAQICLPVLHHSMECFEAILFVDYWQKPSESGHKADVSVARYILSAPLVGRSSEAFGAIQVDTGQTDRSFSQSELEQLAILIHIISAALENAAEVDLEVARALVDRGLEDASRLRASLGPLSPPGVPGFRWGHQIIAAPDIAADLIDYATLSDGRIACLLIDVPGRGSEAAGLLVCLTRLLIGAIVETESAAAALRTAERELQKRIGHVPMITSVGVLILDPKSATVSVTVAGHCIPVRIRDGITQTVTDDAVVGPPIGTGRPASGEGCILLEKGDSLVLFSDGVSKLIDPTGRMMSGQTLVELVDLAGRDTGCTLDIGLRVGLEKFRNGCPVPDDVAFVCVQRLRSKTKDSDEGSQSRSSTVTKPWKGSETWDMQ, encoded by the coding sequence ATGGCCTATCTGAAACAGGCATTCGGAGACCAGCCGGATCCGATCACGCACCCGCTGACGGGTGATGCCCTGACGATCGGCCGCCACGAATCATGCGACGTGGTGATCCAATCGCCGTCCGTCAGCCGCCATCACGCGAGAATCACGGCGGAAGGCAGCCGCTACTTTGTCGAAGACCTTGGCAGCCGCAACGGCACGATTCTGAATGGCCGGGCGATCTCGCGAAAAACGCCGCTAAGCAATGGTGACCGGCTGGAAGTTTCGACACTGCCGTTTGTGTTCTTCGCGCAGGATTCCCTGGACGGAGATTCCGGCAACTGGGGATACCGTCCGACCGTCATCAGCGTGTCCGACTCAGCGGTCCCGTCGCAGAATTCCGCCGCCCGGCACACCGTCGAACGCGGCGATGAGATTTCCTACGAACAGCTCGGGCGGGACCAGCTTCGTGACAGCCAGATTCTGTCGCGCGTCTCGATGATCGGCATCGACGAATCCGGTTCCGGTCCGGTCGCTCAGGACGCCGGACACAAACTGGCTCAGGCACTGAAGCTGACGCATGGCCTGAGGCGGGCGATTCGAACTGACGAAATCCTGGGCACGGTGCTGGAATCGCTGTTCGAATTCTTTTCGGCGGCGGAATGTGTCGCCGTGATTACCCGCAACCGAACGCGAACGGGACTGGTTGTTGCGGCCGCGGCGGCTCGCGAGAAAAACCGCGACGCGCAGATCTGCCTGCCGGTGCTGCATCACAGCATGGAATGCTTCGAAGCGATCCTGTTTGTGGATTACTGGCAGAAGCCATCGGAGTCCGGACACAAAGCGGACGTATCGGTCGCCAGGTACATCCTGTCCGCGCCGCTCGTGGGAAGATCGTCGGAAGCATTCGGAGCCATCCAGGTCGACACCGGGCAGACGGACCGGTCGTTCAGCCAGTCAGAACTGGAACAACTGGCGATTCTGATTCACATCATTTCGGCAGCTCTGGAAAACGCCGCGGAGGTGGATCTCGAAGTCGCGCGGGCGCTGGTCGATCGCGGACTGGAAGACGCGTCCCGGCTGCGAGCCAGCCTGGGTCCTCTGTCGCCGCCGGGAGTACCGGGCTTCCGCTGGGGACATCAGATCATCGCCGCTCCCGACATCGCAGCCGACCTGATCGACTACGCCACGTTATCGGACGGAAGAATAGCCTGCCTGCTGATCGATGTGCCCGGGCGCGGATCAGAAGCCGCGGGACTGCTGGTCTGCCTGACGCGGCTGCTGATCGGTGCCATCGTCGAAACCGAATCCGCGGCCGCCGCGTTAAGAACGGCCGAAAGGGAACTGCAGAAGCGAATCGGCCACGTTCCGATGATCACGTCGGTGGGTGTTCTGATTCTTGATCCGAAATCCGCCACGGTGTCGGTGACAGTCGCCGGCCACTGCATTCCCGTCAGAATCCGCGACGGAATCACGCAGACCGTGACGGACGATGCTGTCGTCGGCCCGCCGATCGGAACAGGTCGCCCGGCCAGCGGCGAAGGCTGTATTCTGCTGGAAAAAGGAGATTCGCTGGTGCTGTTCAGCGACGGTGTTTCCAAGCTGATCGACCCGACCGGCCGGATGATGAGCGGCCAGACGCTGGTTGAACTCGTTGATCTGGCGGGCCGCGATACAGGATGTACGCTGGACATCGGACTGAGAGTCGGTCTGGAAAAATTCCGCAACGGCTGCCCGGTTCCCGACGACGTGGCGTTTGTCTGTGTGCAGCGGCTGCGTTCCAAAACAAAGGATTCCGATGAAGGTTCGCAGAGCAGGTCGTCGACCGTGACAAAGCCCTGGAAAGGGTCCGAGACGTGGGACATGCAATGA
- a CDS encoding ATP-dependent DNA helicase: MLPDYDTVIFDEAHTIESVAADHLGLSISEGQIEYLMNKLYNDRANRGLLVLHKMVEAQKLTQGVRHASRDLFFAIDDWATRFGKRNGRLDKPVDVVNNVTPKLTELGKQIENYADRISNESDKVELTSAAGRCYLLADNLAAWCVQKERGAVFWLERGGVRQQRLTLMSAPIEVGPILKEHLFNAVPSVILTSATLAVGTKDFSFFRSRVGLTDGGDCRLGSPFDYRRQVRLILSTNMPDPGADARGFEAEVVKRIQRHVLETNGRAFVLFTSYSMMEFAVQRLLGWLAEHDLTLYSQGRGMPRSAMLERFRNDPRAVLFGTDSFWQGVDVPGDSLQNVIIPKLPFSVPDHPLLEARVDAIKARRGNPFREYQVPEAVIKLKQGFGRLIRRATDSGRVVILDPRVLTKQYGRLFLESLPDCRTEIDNGQTIEPVDRD; this comes from the coding sequence GTGCTTCCGGACTACGACACCGTCATTTTCGACGAAGCCCACACCATCGAATCCGTGGCCGCCGACCATCTGGGCCTGTCGATTTCCGAAGGGCAGATCGAATACCTGATGAACAAGCTGTACAACGATCGGGCGAATCGCGGTCTGCTGGTGCTGCACAAAATGGTCGAAGCCCAAAAGCTGACCCAGGGAGTTCGCCACGCGAGTCGCGACCTGTTCTTCGCCATTGACGACTGGGCGACGCGATTCGGAAAGCGAAACGGCCGGCTGGACAAACCCGTCGACGTCGTCAACAACGTCACTCCGAAACTGACCGAACTCGGAAAACAGATCGAAAACTACGCGGATCGCATCAGCAACGAAAGTGACAAAGTCGAACTGACGTCCGCCGCGGGTCGCTGCTATCTGCTGGCCGACAACCTTGCCGCGTGGTGCGTGCAGAAGGAACGCGGTGCCGTGTTCTGGCTGGAACGCGGCGGAGTTCGGCAACAGCGACTGACTCTGATGAGTGCCCCCATCGAAGTCGGGCCGATTCTGAAGGAACACCTCTTCAACGCCGTTCCCAGCGTCATTCTGACCAGCGCGACGCTGGCCGTCGGAACAAAGGACTTCAGCTTCTTCCGATCGCGCGTCGGACTGACGGATGGCGGCGACTGCCGGCTGGGAAGCCCGTTTGATTATCGGCGGCAGGTGCGTCTGATCCTGTCGACGAACATGCCCGATCCCGGCGCGGACGCTCGCGGCTTCGAAGCCGAAGTCGTCAAAAGAATTCAGCGACACGTGCTGGAAACCAACGGCCGCGCGTTTGTTCTGTTTACCAGCTATTCGATGATGGAATTCGCCGTGCAGCGACTGCTCGGCTGGCTGGCGGAACACGACCTGACGCTGTACAGCCAGGGCCGCGGAATGCCGCGTTCCGCGATGCTGGAACGATTTCGCAATGATCCGCGAGCGGTCCTGTTCGGTACCGACAGCTTCTGGCAGGGTGTCGACGTTCCGGGAGATTCGCTGCAGAACGTCATCATTCCCAAGCTGCCGTTCAGCGTGCCCGATCATCCGCTTCTGGAAGCTCGCGTCGATGCGATTAAGGCTCGCCGAGGCAACCCGTTTCGCGAATATCAGGTTCCCGAAGCCGTCATCAAACTGAAGCAGGGCTTCGGCCGTCTGATCCGCCGAGCGACGGATTCCGGACGAGTCGTGATTCTTGACCCGCGAGTCCTGACGAAACAAT